Sequence from the [Clostridium] scindens genome:
AAAAACTCGGCTAAAGCGTCTCTTCTATCTGGCATATGCTTTAACTGCTTTCAGCGGTATCCCCATTTTTTCAGCGATCTCTTCCATCGTCATTCCCTGGTCTAAGTAACGCCTGCAGACAGTCTTCATGTTTTCTCCTACTTCTATGATATGGTGATCCGGGTCATATAAGCGTACGACTCTTTGTCCCCAGCTATGCTCCATGACGGGATGCACATATTCGATCTTCTCCATACTGTAAAGTTTCTCCACAAAGCTGTCAAAATCATCTTCTTCAAAATATATCTCCGTGTCGTTACCATGATAGGAAATCTCTTTGCCGGTAAATTCCTTAAAACTTCCTTCTGTCTGTAA
This genomic interval carries:
- a CDS encoding VOC family protein; amino-acid sequence: MKIKNYMLLVKDLEKSKDFYWKVLGLRTLADMGIHAVLTGGLALQTEGSFKEFTGKEISYHGNDTEIYFEEDDFDSFVEKLYSMEKIEYVHPVMEHSWGQRVVRLYDPDHHIIEVGENMKTVCRRYLDQGMTMEEIAEKMGIPLKAVKAYAR